A window of Clavibacter michiganensis contains these coding sequences:
- a CDS encoding transglutaminase family protein produces MNRLRITHRTGFHYEGEVTASYNEARMLPVSSENQFVLYSNLDIQPKPGHHTYVDYFGTRVSSFEILSPHRSLELTATSLVEVRPRTHEPHQLGWDDLAVDVERATEHVEQVAQTVRTEPHEEVRALAEEIAGGAGTPCEAAAEIARAIGERVEYMAGVTSVQSTAREAWEQGRGVCQDITHIVIGALRHVGIPARYVSGYLHPKPNAAVGETVTGESHAWVEWFCGEWRGWDPTNLIDIGDRHVLVGRGRDYRDVAPLRGIYAGPFRSKLFVRVEITRES; encoded by the coding sequence GTGAACCGCCTGCGCATCACCCACCGGACCGGCTTCCACTACGAGGGCGAGGTGACCGCGTCGTACAACGAGGCGCGCATGCTGCCGGTCTCGAGCGAGAACCAGTTCGTCCTGTACTCGAACCTCGACATCCAGCCGAAGCCGGGGCACCACACCTACGTCGACTACTTCGGCACCCGGGTCTCGTCGTTCGAGATCCTCAGCCCCCACCGGTCGCTCGAGCTCACGGCGACGAGCCTCGTCGAGGTGCGGCCGCGCACGCACGAGCCGCACCAGCTCGGCTGGGACGACCTCGCGGTCGACGTCGAGCGGGCCACCGAGCACGTGGAGCAGGTCGCGCAGACCGTGCGCACCGAGCCGCACGAGGAGGTCCGCGCGCTCGCGGAGGAGATCGCGGGCGGCGCGGGCACGCCGTGCGAGGCGGCCGCGGAGATCGCCCGCGCGATCGGCGAGAGGGTCGAGTACATGGCCGGCGTCACGAGCGTGCAGTCGACCGCGCGCGAGGCGTGGGAGCAGGGGCGCGGCGTCTGCCAGGACATCACGCACATCGTCATCGGGGCGCTCCGGCACGTCGGGATCCCCGCGCGCTACGTCAGCGGCTACCTGCACCCGAAGCCGAACGCGGCCGTCGGCGAGACCGTCACGGGCGAGTCGCACGCGTGGGTGGAGTGGTTCTGCGGCGAGTGGCGTGGCTGGGATCCCACCAACCTCATCGACATCGGCGACCGGCACGTGCTCGTCGGCCGCGGCCGCGACTACCGCGACGTCGCGCCCCTGCGCGGCATCTACGCGGGGCCGTTCCGGTCGAAGCTGTTCGTGCGGGTGGAGATCACGCGCGAGTCCTGA
- a CDS encoding alpha/beta fold hydrolase: MPDDERSTGGADHRTIVDAEGVTLHYYVWEAERPRAVVHIAHGVGEHALRYIRLARELNAAGFTVAADDHRGHGATGLGHLGIGVLGPRRHLAALDGIQLVSEQLRREHPDLPLVLLGHSWGALLAQRIVARAAHLYAGLVLSGASLAMPGVINTGDLNKRWRHPAASGFEWLSRDPEAQRAFGADDRNFDVNALKPYRMRDSVQIMGRPPKRLATDLPVLIQGGEEDSLGGRRGMQLLARDYSRRSRLSDVLLIVYPGARHEIYNETNRDEVVADLRSWLESRVVPAAPAAPAAPATPGDGGPA; encoded by the coding sequence ATGCCCGACGACGAGCGCTCCACCGGCGGAGCCGACCACCGCACCATCGTGGACGCGGAGGGCGTGACCCTCCACTACTACGTGTGGGAGGCCGAGCGCCCGCGGGCCGTGGTGCACATCGCGCACGGCGTCGGCGAGCACGCGCTGCGCTACATCCGGCTCGCGCGGGAGTTGAACGCCGCGGGCTTCACGGTCGCGGCCGACGACCACCGCGGGCACGGCGCCACCGGGCTCGGCCACCTCGGCATCGGCGTGCTGGGGCCGAGGCGCCACCTCGCGGCGCTCGACGGGATCCAGCTCGTGAGCGAGCAGCTCCGCCGCGAGCACCCCGACCTCCCGCTCGTGCTCCTCGGCCACAGCTGGGGCGCGCTCCTCGCGCAGCGCATCGTCGCGCGCGCCGCGCACCTCTACGCGGGGCTCGTGCTGAGCGGCGCGTCGCTCGCGATGCCCGGCGTGATCAACACGGGCGACCTCAACAAGCGCTGGCGGCACCCGGCCGCGTCGGGCTTCGAGTGGCTCTCGCGGGATCCGGAGGCGCAGCGCGCGTTCGGCGCCGACGACCGGAACTTCGACGTCAACGCCCTGAAGCCGTACCGGATGCGCGACTCCGTGCAGATCATGGGCCGCCCGCCCAAGAGGCTCGCGACCGACCTGCCCGTGCTCATCCAGGGCGGCGAGGAGGACTCGCTCGGCGGCCGCCGCGGGATGCAGCTGCTCGCCCGCGACTACAGCAGGCGCTCGCGACTCAGCGACGTGCTGCTCATCGTGTACCCGGGCGCGCGGCACGAGATCTACAACGAGACGAACCGCGACGAGGTGGTGGCGGACCTGCGGAGCTGGCTGGAGTCGCGCGTGGTGCCGGCCGCTCCGGCCGCTCCCGCTGCTCCGGCCACTCCGGGGGACGGGGGACCCGCATGA
- a CDS encoding GNAT family N-acetyltransferase has translation MTAADATLRPARADDLPFLEDMLLASMDWRDDGSMTRERMLATPELAHYVSGWPRAGDVGVVAEVAGDPAGAAWARLYSDDDRGYGFVAPDIPELGMALVPSARGRGLGRALLVALVAAVRASGAPAVSLSVEDGNDRARALYDSLGFVAVGREGGSDVLLLRW, from the coding sequence ATGACCGCGGCCGACGCGACCCTCCGCCCGGCGCGCGCCGACGACCTGCCGTTCCTCGAGGACATGCTGCTGGCGTCGATGGACTGGCGCGACGACGGATCCATGACCCGCGAGCGCATGCTCGCCACGCCGGAGCTCGCGCACTACGTCTCCGGCTGGCCGCGCGCGGGCGACGTCGGCGTGGTGGCGGAGGTCGCCGGGGACCCGGCGGGCGCCGCGTGGGCGCGCCTCTACTCCGACGACGACCGCGGCTACGGCTTCGTCGCGCCGGACATCCCCGAGCTCGGGATGGCGCTCGTGCCGTCGGCGCGCGGGCGGGGGCTCGGGCGGGCGCTGCTCGTGGCGCTCGTCGCGGCGGTCCGCGCGTCCGGCGCGCCGGCCGTGAGCCTCAGCGTGGAGGACGGCAACGACCGCGCCCGCGCGCTCTACGATTCGCTCGGCTTCGTGGCCGTGGGACGCGAGGGCGGATCCGACGTGCTGCTGCTCCGCTGGTGA